From one Thalassoroseus pseudoceratinae genomic stretch:
- a CDS encoding DUF1501 domain-containing protein: MRTEVQNTEPIHPQVSRRTAVQAGAIGLLGLGMNHRAALAEASPNGRGPSGTAKSCIFIFLSGGLAQHESFDMKPDAPDTVRGEFQPISTETPGLQICEHLPELAKRSQLWSLCRSITHSSNEHSAGHHIMLTGRSDLPTGFNPSKPLPTDHPAIASIVGELTTPRNNLPPAVVLPERLVHRTGRVIPGAFGGQMGPQRDPWFVNASPFHTKSYGAYPDYAFDHQERGGSDNRVFQAPNLTLPHGLTQSKFARRTDLLASLEQQRRSLEQHAETQDFDRFRQGAISLLSEPSIQHAFDVTGADAETQDRYGRNAFGWSLLMARRLVASGVNLVQVNLGNNETWDTHGNAFPHLKDKLFPPTDRAVSALLDDLKESGQLDETLVVIASEFGRTPKISLLANAYELPGRDHWGAVQSVLFAGGGMPGGAVVGSSDAHGGYPEESPHTPEDFAATIYHALGIPSVAAWKNALDRPHHVYHGDPIFA; the protein is encoded by the coding sequence ATGCGAACAGAAGTCCAGAATACAGAGCCGATTCATCCTCAAGTGAGCCGACGCACTGCTGTGCAAGCGGGAGCAATTGGCTTGCTCGGGTTGGGAATGAATCACCGAGCGGCCCTTGCGGAGGCATCACCGAATGGACGGGGACCATCCGGGACGGCGAAGTCGTGTATTTTCATTTTCCTCTCCGGCGGGTTGGCTCAGCATGAGAGCTTCGACATGAAACCCGATGCCCCGGATACCGTTCGCGGGGAATTCCAACCGATTTCCACCGAAACGCCGGGACTGCAAATCTGCGAACACTTGCCGGAATTGGCCAAGCGAAGTCAGCTATGGTCGCTGTGCCGCTCGATCACGCATTCATCGAATGAGCATTCGGCAGGGCATCACATCATGTTGACCGGCCGATCGGATCTGCCAACGGGATTCAACCCCAGCAAACCGTTGCCAACGGATCACCCTGCAATTGCGAGCATCGTCGGTGAGTTAACCACGCCCCGCAACAATCTTCCGCCTGCCGTGGTATTGCCGGAACGGTTGGTGCATCGCACGGGCCGTGTGATCCCTGGAGCATTCGGCGGTCAAATGGGGCCGCAACGTGATCCGTGGTTCGTGAACGCTTCGCCGTTCCATACGAAATCCTACGGTGCCTACCCGGATTACGCTTTCGACCATCAGGAACGCGGCGGCAGTGATAATCGGGTCTTTCAGGCTCCGAATTTGACGTTGCCGCATGGCTTGACGCAATCCAAATTCGCCCGCCGCACGGATTTGCTTGCGAGTCTGGAGCAGCAACGCCGTTCGTTAGAACAACACGCCGAAACGCAGGACTTTGACCGCTTCCGACAAGGGGCAATTTCGTTGCTCAGTGAGCCGAGTATTCAGCACGCCTTCGACGTCACCGGTGCCGATGCCGAAACCCAGGACCGCTACGGTCGCAACGCATTCGGTTGGTCATTGTTGATGGCTCGTCGGTTGGTTGCGTCCGGGGTGAATTTGGTGCAGGTGAATCTCGGAAACAACGAAACTTGGGATACGCATGGCAACGCGTTTCCTCATCTAAAAGACAAGCTGTTTCCGCCAACCGATCGAGCGGTATCGGCCTTGCTCGACGATTTGAAAGAGTCTGGGCAACTTGATGAAACACTGGTCGTGATCGCCAGTGAGTTCGGACGCACGCCCAAGATTTCCTTGCTGGCGAATGCCTATGAACTTCCCGGTCGCGATCATTGGGGAGCAGTGCAAAGTGTGTTGTTCGCCGGTGGTGGAATGCCGGGCGGGGCGGTGGTCGGTTCGTCCGATGCTCACGGCGGATACCCCGAAGAATCGCCGCATACGCCGGAAGACTTCGCCGCCACGATTTATCACGCACTCGGCATTCCGAGCGTCGCAGCGTGGAAGAACGCTCTCGATCGTCCGCATCACGTCTACCACGGCGATCCAATTTTCGCATAA